In Dama dama isolate Ldn47 chromosome 9, ASM3311817v1, whole genome shotgun sequence, the following proteins share a genomic window:
- the TUBB4A gene encoding tubulin beta-4A chain translates to MREIVHLQAGQCGNQIGAKFWEVISDEHGIDPTGTYHGDSDLQLERINVYYNEATGGNYVPRAVLVDLEPGTMDSVRSGPFGQIFRPDNFVFGQSGAGNNWAKGHYTEGAELVDAVLDVVRKEAESCDCLQGFQLTHSLGGGTGSGMGTLLISKIREEFPDRIMNTFSVVPSPKVSDTVVEPYNATLSVHQLVENTDETYCIDNEALYDICFRTLKLTTPTYGDLNHLVSATMSGVTTCLRFPGQLNADLRKLAVNMVPFPRLHFFMPGFAPLTSRGSQQYRALTVPELTQQMFDAKNMMAACDPRHGRYLTVAAVFRGRMSMKEVDEQMLSVQSKNSSYFVEWIPNNVKTAVCDIPPRGLKMAATFIGNSTAIQELFKRISEQFTAMFRRKAFLHWYTGEGMDEMEFTEAESNMNDLVSEYQQYQDATAEEGEFEEEAEEEVA, encoded by the exons ATGCGGGAGATTGTGCACCTGCAGGCCGGCCAGTGCGGCAACCAGATCGGAGCCAAG TTTTGGGAGGTGATCAGTGATGAGCATGGCATTGATCCCACGGGCACATACCACGGGGACAGTGACCTCCAGCTGGAGAGAATCAACGTGTACTACAATGAGGCCACTG GAGGAAATTACGTGCCCAGAGCTGTCCTGGTGGACCTTGAGCCAGGCACCATGGACTCTGTCCGCTCTGGCCCCTTCGGCCAGATCTTTCGTCCTGACAATTTTGTGTTTG gcCAGTCTGGAGCCGGCAACAACTGGGCCAAAGGCCACTACACAGAGGGTGCCGAACTGGTGGATGCCGTCCTGGACGTGGTTCGGAAGGAGGCTGAGAGTTGTGACTGCCTGCAGGGCTTCCAGCTGACCCACTCACTGGGCGGGGGTACAGGGTCTGGAATGGGGACCCTCCTCATCAGCAAGATCCGCGAGGAGTTCCCCGACCGCATCATGAACACCTTCAGCGTGGTGCCGTCACCCAAGGTGTCGGACACGGTGGTGGAGCCCTACAACGCCACCCTGTCCGTGCACCAGTTGGTGGAGAACACGGACGAGACCTACTGCATCGACAATGAAGCACTGTATGACATCTGCTTCCGCACCCTGAAACTGACCACCCCCACCTACGGGGACCTCAACCACCTGGTGTCGGCAACCATGAGCGGGGTCACCACCTGCCTGCGCTTCCCGGGCCAGCTCAACGCCGACCTGCGCAAGCTGGCCGTGAACATGGTGCCCTTCCCACGCCTGCACTTCTTCATGCCCGGCTTCGCCCCACTGACCAGCCGGGGCAGCCAGCAGTACAGGGCACTGACCGTCCCCGAGCTGACCCAGCAGATGTTCGATGCCAAGAACATGATGGCCGCGTGCGACCCACGCCATGGCCGCTACCTGACCGTGGCCGCCGTCTTCCGGGGCCGCATGTCCATGAAGGAGGTGGATGAGCAGATGCTGAGCGTGCAGAGCAAGAACAGCAGCTACTTCGTGGAGTGGATCCCCAACAACGTGAAGACGGCCGTGTGCGACATCCCGCCCCGCGGCCTGAAGATGGCCGCCACCTTCATTGGCAACAGCACGGCCATCCAGGAGCTGTTTAAGCGCATCTCGGAGCAGTTCACGGCCATGTTCCGGCGCAAGGCCTTCCTGCACTGGTACACAGGCGAGGGCATGGACGAGATGGAGTTCACTGAGGCCGAGAGCAACATGAACGACCTGGTGTCCGAGTACCAGCAGTACCAGGACGCCACGGCCGAGGAGGGCGAGTTtgaggaggaggctgaggaggaGGTGGCCTAG